The following proteins are co-located in the Manihot esculenta cultivar AM560-2 chromosome 9, M.esculenta_v8, whole genome shotgun sequence genome:
- the LOC110622681 gene encoding L-type lectin-domain containing receptor kinase IX.1-like, which produces MLGKGGTSSVYRGYLSNSGKMVAVKRICSRHKYATEVFTTELKIMILLDCTSIVPLIGWSNDQDEYLIVYDYMPNGGLDKHLFGNGMHLPWNVRLNIVLNLAFALLYLHEESGHCILHRDIKSANVMLDLNFNAKLGDFGVSMFLDPNLSHQTTKVVGTFGYIAPEYYQLCRASKASDIYSFGIVLLEVATGKRKCRDEDSHMGLVEWVWNLYGAGKIVDAADERLGMDFDVQELECLLILGLWCAHPVDKQRPSARQAFQVLKFEAQLPQLPEEMPSLMYAKTAPSPVYSDPPSITFSLQSGR; this is translated from the coding sequence ATGCTGGGAAAAGGAGGTACTTCAAGTGTTTACAGAGGGTACCTAAGCAATTCTGGTAAGATGGTTGCTGTCAAGAGAATCTGCAGCAGACACAAGTATGCCACAGAAGTTTTCACAACAGAATTGAAAATTATGATCTTGTTGGATTGCACGAGTATCGTCCCATTGATCGGTTGGAGTAATGATCAAGATGAGTACTTAATTGTCTATGATTACATGCCTAACGGAGGCCTAGACAAGCATCTTTTCGGAAATGGCATGCATCTTCCATGGAATGTGAGATTAAACATAGTTCTTAATCTGGCATTTGCTTTGCTTTATCTTCATGAAGAATCTGGGCATTGTATATTACATAGAGATATCAAGTCAGCTAATGTGATGCTAGACTTGAATTTCAATGCCAAGCTGGGCGATTTCGGGGTATCTATGTTTTTAGACCCTAATTTGAGCCATCAAACCACAAAGGTTGTTGGAACTTTTGGCTATATAGCACCTGAATATTACCAGCTATGCAGGGCTAGTAAAGCATCCGATATCTATAGCTTTGGAATTGTACTCTTGGAAGTTGCTACTGGAAAGAGGAAGTGTAGAGATGAGGACTCTCATATGGGTCTTGTTGAGTGGGTTTGGAATCTATATGGAGCTGGGAAGATTGTTGATGCAGCTGATGAGAGATTAGGAATGGATTTTGATGTGCAGGAGCTGGAATGCTTGTTGATTCTTGGATTGTGGTGTGCTCATCCAGTTGATAAACAAAGGCCATCAGCCAGACAAGCTTTTCAGGTGCTGAAATTTGAAGCACAATTGCCCCAACTTCCAGAAGAGATGCCTAGTCTCATGTATGCTAAAACAGCACCATCACCTGTTTACTCAGACCCACCTTCTATCACCTTCAGTCTTCAGAGTGGTCGCTAG